From Pararhodobacter zhoushanensis, the proteins below share one genomic window:
- a CDS encoding aldehyde dehydrogenase family protein gives MFDHAKTFERAQAACASRECWSPFPEMPKLYPDADIAAPAGLAAFEALLGQPFALDLPGVTGWVGEEISPYTQAPLGITYPQADPDTLFAAAKAAIPSWAAADIDTRLMLLMEGLDRLYRDHLFTLVNAVMHTAGQSYNMAYAGSGVNALDRGIEALVYAEQAMRAVAPSARWARRFGPSEIALEKTYRLIPRGVAVCFTCASFATWNAWPSMLASLATGNAVILKPHPASVLPMALTVRVFRALLAEQGFDPNLVTLCLDTVAAPLGKVLIKHPACAIVDFTGSARFGHWVEANAHPALAFTETSGCNTVVLAGAEDLDAAIRALATTMCMFSAQMCTSPQNVYLPPVIDTPAGPVPRDVVAQKLADAIAALTQDPRKASMILATVQAEPTLGLIGWVREQAQSRGRVLLDSRAYPHLDFPKARTATPLLVQLGKDARDLYAEERFGPIGFVIDCDSAEDALAQATTDARNNGGITGFLYARDEAFITRAEDAYAQAGAQLTINLTGAMPLNFAAAYSDYHVTGLNGAGNATLTTLGFVAPRFAVTQSRRPVRNDA, from the coding sequence ATGTTTGACCATGCAAAGACCTTTGAGCGCGCGCAAGCTGCCTGCGCCAGCCGCGAATGCTGGTCGCCTTTCCCTGAGATGCCAAAGCTTTACCCCGATGCCGATATCGCCGCCCCCGCCGGGCTGGCCGCGTTCGAGGCGCTGCTGGGCCAGCCCTTTGCGCTGGATCTGCCGGGTGTGACCGGCTGGGTGGGCGAGGAAATCTCGCCCTACACCCAAGCGCCCTTGGGCATCACCTATCCGCAGGCCGACCCCGATACGCTGTTCGCCGCCGCCAAGGCCGCGATCCCGTCTTGGGCTGCCGCTGATATCGACACCCGGCTGATGCTGTTGATGGAAGGGCTGGACCGCCTCTACCGTGACCATCTGTTCACGCTGGTCAACGCGGTCATGCACACGGCCGGGCAGAGCTATAACATGGCCTATGCCGGGTCCGGCGTGAACGCGCTCGATCGCGGGATCGAGGCGCTGGTCTATGCCGAGCAGGCGATGCGCGCCGTGGCCCCCAGCGCGCGCTGGGCGCGGCGGTTCGGGCCGTCCGAGATCGCGCTGGAGAAAACCTACCGCCTGATCCCGCGCGGTGTGGCGGTGTGCTTCACCTGCGCCAGCTTTGCGACGTGGAACGCCTGGCCGTCGATGCTGGCCAGCCTCGCCACCGGCAACGCGGTGATCCTCAAGCCGCACCCGGCCAGCGTGCTGCCGATGGCGCTGACCGTGCGGGTGTTTCGTGCGCTGCTGGCCGAGCAGGGGTTCGATCCCAATCTGGTGACGCTCTGTCTGGATACGGTCGCCGCGCCCCTGGGCAAGGTGCTGATCAAGCACCCCGCGTGCGCGATTGTCGATTTCACCGGCTCGGCGCGCTTTGGGCACTGGGTCGAGGCCAACGCACACCCGGCGCTGGCGTTCACCGAAACCTCGGGTTGCAACACGGTCGTGCTGGCCGGAGCCGAGGATCTGGACGCCGCGATCCGCGCGCTGGCCACCACGATGTGCATGTTCTCGGCGCAGATGTGCACCAGCCCGCAGAACGTCTATCTGCCGCCGGTCATCGACACGCCCGCAGGCCCGGTGCCGCGCGACGTCGTGGCGCAGAAGCTGGCCGATGCCATCGCCGCCCTGACGCAAGACCCGCGCAAGGCGTCGATGATCCTTGCCACCGTGCAGGCCGAACCGACGCTGGGGCTGATTGGGTGGGTGCGCGAACAGGCCCAGTCGCGGGGCCGCGTGCTGCTCGACAGCCGCGCCTATCCGCACCTCGATTTCCCCAAGGCCCGCACCGCGACGCCGCTGCTGGTGCAACTGGGCAAGGACGCGCGCGACCTTTACGCCGAGGAACGCTTTGGTCCCATTGGCTTTGTGATCGACTGCGACAGTGCTGAGGATGCGCTGGCCCAAGCCACCACGGACGCCCGCAACAATGGCGGGATCACCGGTTTCCTCTATGCCCGCGACGAGGCTTTCATCACGCGGGCCGAGGATGCCTATGCCCAGGCCGGTGCCCAGCTGACCATCAACCTGACCGGTGCGATGCCGCTCAATTTTGCCGCTGCCTACAGCGATTACCACGTCACCGGCCTGAACGGCGCGGGCAATGCGACGCTGACCACGCTCGGTTTCGTCGCCCCGCGCTTTGCCGTGACGCAATCCAGACGACCCGTGAGGAATGATGCCTGA
- a CDS encoding lipocalin-like domain-containing protein has product MLEGTWKLLGWEIESGDGRVAHPFGPDATGLIHYTADGGMAACIARADRPRWSTGNPRKAPDAERLAAFESYFHYAGTWRIEERDGQTVVIHSVTHSLNPDFVGSEQVRNVDLQGDRLTLSAQEGPRHHRLRWRR; this is encoded by the coding sequence ATGCTGGAAGGAACGTGGAAACTGCTGGGTTGGGAAATCGAGTCAGGGGATGGGCGCGTTGCCCATCCCTTTGGCCCCGACGCCACGGGTCTCATTCACTATACCGCTGACGGTGGGATGGCGGCGTGCATCGCACGGGCGGATCGTCCGCGCTGGAGCACCGGCAACCCGCGCAAGGCGCCTGACGCCGAACGGCTGGCCGCGTTCGAGAGCTATTTTCACTACGCCGGGACGTGGCGGATCGAGGAACGCGACGGGCAAACCGTGGTGATCCATTCGGTGACCCACAGCCTGAACCCCGATTTCGTCGGCTCGGAACAGGTCCGCAACGTTGATTTGCAGGGCGACCGCCTGACGCTCTCTGCACAGGAAGGCCCGCGCCATCATCGGCTGCGGTGGAGGCGCTGA
- a CDS encoding carotenoid oxygenase family protein produces MSVNHIPDEQDWFVPNASMAGPFAPNNVESVEQDLEVIGELPSDLNGLYVRNGPSPAHAPHGKYHWFDGDGMLHAVRFEGGKATYRNRFVQTDGLKAEKAAGEPLWPGLKERMPEGVLPDDAMKNVSNTDVKFHNGKLYSMWYRGGAVYTVDPGSLITLGKLEQDPRLVGLQISAHSRVDEATGEFMFFAYGNRHPYMHYGVIGADGALKTFMPVELPGPRLPHDCAITQNYTILHDFPLINTPAALERGRYSLEFHQDWPTRYAVIPRHGTPEQIRWFEFKPRYMLHVANAWEEVNAQGETEIVMLGTPYVNPRGYDGGLDVQKLLYTIGTQGTDYELYQWRMNLTTGMTREGVVDDILNTEFPMINTAFQGRKNRFTYNVLMGRPRTLEQPHFAGLVKYDLQTGAALAYHPGEGYWFSEAPFAPRDGATEEDDGYVVGFVWNGLANRSEVWVTDARDIAKGPVARVILKHRVPHGFHSCWVRGDQLSAAQVA; encoded by the coding sequence ATGAGTGTAAACCATATCCCCGACGAGCAGGACTGGTTCGTCCCAAACGCCAGCATGGCCGGGCCCTTCGCGCCCAACAATGTGGAAAGCGTCGAGCAGGATCTTGAGGTCATCGGCGAATTGCCCAGCGATCTCAACGGTCTCTACGTCCGCAACGGACCGTCGCCCGCGCATGCGCCGCATGGCAAATACCACTGGTTCGACGGTGACGGCATGCTGCATGCCGTGCGGTTTGAGGGCGGCAAGGCGACCTATCGCAACCGGTTCGTCCAAACCGACGGGTTGAAGGCCGAGAAAGCGGCGGGTGAACCCCTGTGGCCCGGTCTGAAAGAGCGCATGCCCGAGGGCGTGCTGCCCGATGACGCGATGAAGAACGTCTCCAACACCGATGTGAAGTTCCACAACGGCAAGCTCTATTCGATGTGGTATCGCGGCGGCGCGGTTTATACCGTCGATCCCGGCAGTCTGATCACGCTGGGCAAGCTGGAACAGGACCCGCGTCTGGTGGGCCTGCAAATCTCGGCCCACAGCCGTGTGGATGAGGCGACGGGCGAGTTCATGTTCTTCGCCTATGGCAACCGCCATCCCTATATGCATTACGGGGTGATCGGGGCCGATGGTGCGCTGAAAACCTTCATGCCGGTCGAACTGCCCGGCCCGCGCCTGCCGCACGACTGCGCGATCACGCAGAACTACACGATCCTGCATGACTTCCCGCTGATCAACACCCCCGCCGCGCTGGAGCGGGGCCGCTACAGCCTTGAGTTCCATCAGGACTGGCCGACCCGCTACGCCGTCATCCCGCGCCACGGCACGCCCGAGCAGATCCGCTGGTTCGAGTTCAAACCGCGCTACATGCTGCACGTCGCGAATGCGTGGGAAGAGGTGAACGCACAGGGCGAGACCGAGATCGTCATGCTGGGCACGCCTTACGTCAACCCGCGCGGCTATGACGGGGGCCTGGATGTGCAGAAACTGCTCTACACCATCGGCACGCAAGGCACGGATTACGAGCTCTACCAGTGGCGCATGAACCTGACGACGGGGATGACACGCGAAGGGGTGGTCGATGACATCCTGAACACCGAATTCCCGATGATCAACACGGCGTTTCAGGGCCGCAAGAACCGCTTCACCTATAACGTGCTGATGGGCCGCCCGCGCACGCTGGAACAGCCGCATTTCGCCGGGCTGGTGAAGTACGACCTGCAGACCGGCGCCGCGCTCGCCTATCATCCGGGCGAGGGGTACTGGTTTTCCGAGGCACCCTTCGCGCCGCGTGACGGGGCGACCGAAGAGGACGACGGCTATGTCGTGGGCTTCGTGTGGAACGGGTTGGCGAACCGGTCCGAGGTCTGGGTCACCGATGCGCGCGACATCGCCAAGGGGCCGGTCGCGCGGGTGATCCTGAAACACCGGGTGCCGCACGGGTTTCATTCGTGCTGGGTGCGCGGCGATCAGTTGAGCGCGGCGCAGGTGGCGTGA
- a CDS encoding carotenoid oxygenase family protein, whose translation MSHDVIKTFTGNIEPGDHPYLQGPWAPLHEEVNADDLIVLEGAVPDDIDGVYLRNTQNPLHQALSRYHPFDGDGMIHMAAFRDGKVQYRNRYIETKGLQAEIESGERLWAGLMEAPSLSKRPGWGAHGAMKDASSTDVVVHAGKALTTYFQCGEGYRLDPLTLAQAGVPDWSPEDGISAHTKVDEQTGELLFFNYSKKPPYMHYGVVDRNDRLVHYTPIPLPGPRLPHDMAYTQNYAILNDFPLYWDPEALKQDKHVVRFFKDKPSRFAVIPRRGGVDDIMWFEAEPTFVLHFLNAYEDGDEIVLDGYFQEDPMPTNYEGALPGYERMMSYLDQFKMGTKLHRWRFDLKTGKTTEQRLDDRIMEFGMFNQKYAGRRYRYAYSALQVPGWFIFNGYLKTDLHTGESWEIRLPEGQFASEAPFAPRINAKDEDDGYLVTFIINETTGKSEVALIDCKRFSDGPICRVQLPHQMASGTHSCWANGVDFRDGGILARAAMGG comes from the coding sequence ATGAGTCACGACGTGATCAAGACCTTTACCGGCAACATCGAGCCGGGAGATCACCCTTATCTGCAAGGCCCCTGGGCGCCCTTGCATGAAGAGGTCAATGCTGATGACCTAATCGTTCTTGAGGGTGCGGTGCCCGATGACATCGACGGGGTCTACCTGCGCAACACGCAAAACCCGCTGCATCAGGCGCTGTCGCGCTATCACCCGTTCGACGGCGACGGCATGATCCACATGGCGGCCTTCCGTGATGGCAAGGTGCAGTATCGCAACCGATATATCGAAACCAAGGGCTTGCAGGCCGAGATTGAAAGCGGCGAGCGGCTTTGGGCCGGGCTGATGGAGGCTCCCAGCCTGTCCAAACGCCCCGGCTGGGGCGCGCATGGGGCGATGAAGGATGCCAGCAGCACGGACGTGGTGGTCCACGCGGGCAAGGCGCTGACGACCTATTTCCAATGCGGTGAAGGCTACCGGCTGGACCCGCTGACGCTGGCGCAGGCGGGCGTGCCCGACTGGTCGCCCGAGGATGGCATTTCGGCCCATACCAAGGTCGATGAGCAGACCGGCGAACTTCTGTTCTTCAACTACTCGAAAAAGCCGCCCTACATGCATTACGGCGTGGTCGACCGGAACGACCGACTGGTGCATTACACGCCGATCCCGCTGCCCGGCCCGCGCCTGCCGCATGACATGGCCTATACGCAGAACTACGCGATCCTGAACGATTTTCCGCTCTACTGGGATCCTGAGGCGCTGAAACAGGACAAGCATGTCGTGCGCTTTTTCAAGGACAAGCCGTCGCGCTTTGCGGTGATCCCGCGCCGCGGTGGCGTGGACGACATCATGTGGTTCGAGGCCGAGCCGACCTTCGTGCTGCATTTCCTCAACGCCTATGAAGACGGCGACGAAATCGTGCTGGACGGGTATTTCCAGGAAGACCCGATGCCCACCAATTATGAGGGGGCGCTGCCGGGCTACGAGCGGATGATGTCTTATCTCGACCAGTTCAAGATGGGCACCAAGCTGCACCGCTGGCGCTTTGATCTGAAGACCGGCAAGACCACCGAGCAGCGGCTGGACGACCGGATCATGGAATTCGGCATGTTCAACCAGAAGTATGCAGGTCGGCGTTACCGCTATGCCTATTCCGCGCTGCAGGTGCCGGGCTGGTTCATCTTCAACGGCTACCTAAAGACCGATCTGCACACCGGCGAAAGCTGGGAGATCCGGCTGCCTGAAGGCCAGTTCGCCAGCGAAGCGCCGTTTGCGCCGCGGATCAACGCAAAGGATGAGGATGACGGCTATCTGGTCACCTTCATCATCAATGAAACCACCGGCAAATCCGAGGTCGCGCTGATCGACTGCAAGCGCTTTTCGGACGGGCCGATCTGCCGGGTGCAACTGCCGCATCAGATGGCCTCGGGCACGCATTCGTGCTGGGCCAACGGCGTTGATTTTCGCGACGGCGGCATTCTGGCCCGCGCCGCGATGGGAGGATGA
- a CDS encoding gamma-glutamylcyclotransferase — protein MPHSITLTRALVDRLPPRVESEGPLPAEPTPDDYYTGMATQLLAQADPSGLWVFASGSLIWNPRMPVAERRAALIHGWHRSFCLGPMLRFRGSPEAPGQMLSLDRGGSCHGIALRMEPGNEHADLVSLLQKEPPRPPSWVRCKTDQGVVRAIAFTMDRSWVAYCPEGCIDEVADKLATSVGTIGTMAEYLLNTVEHLAEVGIHDSHLWRLQAMVAERLERLPERPADQPSTAISAAI, from the coding sequence ATGCCCCATTCGATCACCCTGACCCGCGCCCTTGTTGACCGTCTTCCGCCCCGCGTGGAGTCGGAAGGGCCGCTCCCGGCCGAGCCAACGCCGGACGACTACTACACCGGCATGGCCACGCAGCTGCTGGCGCAGGCCGATCCGTCGGGGCTGTGGGTCTTTGCCAGCGGCTCGCTGATCTGGAACCCGCGCATGCCGGTGGCCGAGCGCCGCGCGGCGCTGATCCACGGCTGGCACCGCAGCTTCTGCTTAGGGCCGATGCTGCGCTTTCGCGGCTCGCCCGAGGCACCGGGCCAGATGCTGTCATTGGATCGCGGCGGCTCGTGTCACGGGATTGCGCTGCGCATGGAGCCGGGTAACGAGCACGCCGATCTGGTGTCACTCTTGCAAAAAGAGCCGCCCCGCCCGCCCAGCTGGGTGCGCTGCAAGACGGATCAGGGCGTGGTGCGGGCGATTGCCTTTACCATGGACCGCAGCTGGGTGGCCTATTGCCCCGAGGGCTGCATCGACGAGGTCGCAGACAAGCTGGCCACGTCCGTGGGCACCATCGGCACGATGGCCGAATACCTGCTCAACACCGTCGAGCATCTGGCCGAGGTCGGCATCCATGACAGCCACCTGTGGCGGCTGCAGGCGATGGTGGCCGAACGGCTGGAACGGTTGCCCGAAAGGCCCGCCGATCAGCCCTCGACGGCAATTTCTGCGGCGATCTGA
- a CDS encoding OsmC family protein, producing MKHHAYSSNIRWTGNTGEGTAHYRAYTRDWEVAVPGKPVIECSNDPLLGGNKGLMNPEDMLLSALAGCHMLWYLHLASEAGIVVTAYEDDPEGTGELAPDGAARFVGVTLRPRITVKPGADLARAEAIHHEIHKVCFIARSVNFPVQIAAEIAVEG from the coding sequence ATGAAACATCACGCCTATTCCTCAAATATCCGCTGGACCGGCAACACCGGCGAGGGCACGGCGCATTACCGCGCCTATACCCGCGACTGGGAGGTGGCGGTGCCGGGCAAGCCGGTGATCGAGTGCTCGAATGACCCGCTTCTGGGCGGGAACAAAGGGTTGATGAACCCCGAAGACATGCTGCTGAGCGCTTTGGCGGGCTGCCATATGCTGTGGTATCTGCATCTGGCGTCCGAGGCGGGGATCGTGGTGACCGCGTATGAGGATGACCCCGAGGGCACCGGAGAGCTGGCCCCGGACGGTGCTGCGCGCTTCGTCGGCGTCACGCTGCGCCCCCGGATCACCGTCAAACCGGGCGCGGATCTGGCGCGGGCCGAGGCTATTCACCACGAGATCCACAAGGTCTGCTTCATCGCCCGGTCGGTGAATTTCCCGGTTCAGATCGCCGCAGAAATTGCCGTCGAGGGCTGA